The window TCGGTGGTTCCCACATCCAGTTCAACTGCGTCAGTTCCGAGACGCTGAAGGAAGCGCAGGCGAAACCGTGTCAGTACTCTGATCTGATCGTCCGCGTGGCCGGCTTCAGTGCCTACTTCACCCGTCTGGACAAAGGTGTGCAGAACGAAATCATCAAGCGCACCGAATACGATTCCGGAAGGATGTAGCGTTCCACTGCGAAGGAGGGGGCCCGCCCCGCCCCCTTCTTCGCCCCTTTTCTCCGTGAGCGGAAAACCCCGTCGCCCACGGAAATGACTCCACAAGACCAAATGCGGAAGTGTTTATGAATCAGGGAATGATTTACAATATCCAGCGTATGTCCGTTCACGACGGCCCGGGACTGCGTACCACGGTGTTTTTGAAGGGCTGTCCGTTGAGCTGTCTCTGGTGCAGTAACCCTGAATCGCAGAAGACCACGCCGCAGATGTTGTTCTTTGAGAACCTGTGCACAGGCTGTGGCGCTTGTGCACAGGCTTGCTCCAACGGGGCTGTGACCATGTTTGGCGGCAAGTCCGGCCGGGATGTCGGCAAGTGCATCGACTGCGGTCAATGCGCACAGGCCTGCCCGAACAAGGCCCGCGAGATGTCCGGTAAGCTGATGACCGTTGAAGAGGTCATGGCCGTCGTACGGAAGGACGCTCTGTTTTATGACAACTCCGGCGGCGGTGTGACCTTCGGCGGCGGAGAACCCACCTCCGGCGGGCAATTCTTCCTGAATCTGGCGCAGGCGGCGCGGGATGAAGGCTATCATGTCACGGTGGACACCTGCGGCTATTGTCCGGAGGAACGCTTCGATAAAACCATCGGGCTGACGAACCTTTTCCTGTTCGACTGCAAACACATGCATTCGGGGCAGCACAAGGCGCTGACGGGCGTGGATAACGCAGTCATTCTGCGGAATCTTCGTGCGGCCTTGAGCTCCGGCACAGAAGTCCGCATCCGCATGCCGCTGATGCCGGACATGAACGACTCCGACGACAATCTTGCCGCCATGGCGGATTTTCTTGGTGAATTCAACCGGAGCGAGATCGAGATCATGCCGTGCCACGCCTTTGGTAAAAGCAAGTATGTCGCACTGGGCAAGTCTCTTCCCGAGGTTTCCCAGTATGCGCCGGAACAGCTGCATGCCGTTCTGGAGCGATTTGCCAAGCACGGGCTCAAGCCCGTCATGATATAATAAATAGTAGAATAAAGAGGACTTACATATGTTTGAGCTGACCGTCCCGGAGGAGATGCTTGATAAGCTCCGGAACATGCTGGAAGACGAGGATGAGGAAAGCTGTGTTCGACTGCGCGAGTATCAGGTTGGCGGTGGCTGACACGCCAAGATCGTGCTCGGTCTGGGCATAGACGAAGCGGATGAGGATGAAGATTTGCGGATTGACGTGAACGACGTTCCCTTCATCGCGGAAAAGGATTTTGTTTCCAAGTACGGCAAGAAATATTCGCTGACGTACAGCGAAAGCAAGGAGGTCGTGCTGACCCCCTTGGAGGCTGAGCCGTTACAGCTGTAATACATATACGTATGCATGAGCCCCTTGCCGGACACGGCAAGGGGCTTTTTTTTCGTCATCCGTTTCCGGAACGCTGTGTTGGCATTGCCCGTATGCACCCTGGTTATCATGTTCCGAACAGTGCATGTATGGAACAGTTTACAGGCAGGCACGAGGCTGCCGGTCTGGGCGGAGGTCTGTCGTGACGGAGGGGCAATGCACTGTGCTGCGCTGTGTCTTCAGAATAATTTCGGATCAGGTGAATGCCATGAAGATTGTGCGATGTATGCTTGTTTTCTTGCTGGTTCTCTCTTTGTCCGGGAGCTGTTTTGCGAAGGAATACTTTGTTGCACCGGATGGAGACGATGGCAACGATGGCTCGATAACGAGTCCGCTCAGGGACATTGAAAAGGCATTTTCGAAGCTCTCTGCCGGAGACACGTTAACCCTGTTGCCGGGAACGCATACTGTCGCCAGAACAATACGCTTGAATTTTCAGGGGACGCAGGAAGCCCCTGTTGTGCTGCAGGGCAGGCCAGGTGCAAAAATCCAAGGCGTCTTCGATAAACGCACGAACAAAAAACAGTTTGAGCCGGATGTCTATTGTACCGTGAACATGAAAGGAAAGTGGGGAATCGTACGGGATATCGAATTTGAAAAAATGGGCGGTTCCGGAATCAGCGGGCAAGTCATCAATTTTGTGTTCGAGAATCTGTATATCCATGATTACAGCAATTACGGGATGTTGTTCGGTGACGGAGCTGGCAATGTGCGCATAGTGAACTGCGCAATTACGGGCTCTGCGATTGAGCATGGTGTGTACCTGACAAAGAACTGTAAAAATTTTGTTTTTTCAGGATGCAGTTTTTCGGATACGGCGATCAACGGCATACATATGAACGGGAAATATGTCCGCGATGTTGTTATCGAAAAATGCTTCTTCTATGGCAACAGCAGAGACTGGGGTGCCTGTGTAACAATGATAAACGGCGCTACCAATGTGGTTGTGCGTAATAATGTTTTTTACAACAATCTTGGTCACCATTTCACGTTCGGGGCCGGCAGGGCTGTTGTTGAGCATAATACCCTGTACAACGATGGGGACAGAAAGGGGCAGATGTTTGTTGTTGTCGGCAGTATGCAGGACTGGGTGGTGCGCAACAATGTTGTTGCCCTCAATACCTACCCCGTCGACCTCAAGAACAAGGGGTTTGTCGCCCGAAAGCC is drawn from Desulfovibrio mangrovi and contains these coding sequences:
- a CDS encoding glycyl-radical enzyme activating protein yields the protein MNQGMIYNIQRMSVHDGPGLRTTVFLKGCPLSCLWCSNPESQKTTPQMLFFENLCTGCGACAQACSNGAVTMFGGKSGRDVGKCIDCGQCAQACPNKAREMSGKLMTVEEVMAVVRKDALFYDNSGGGVTFGGGEPTSGGQFFLNLAQAARDEGYHVTVDTCGYCPEERFDKTIGLTNLFLFDCKHMHSGQHKALTGVDNAVILRNLRAALSSGTEVRIRMPLMPDMNDSDDNLAAMADFLGEFNRSEIEIMPCHAFGKSKYVALGKSLPEVSQYAPEQLHAVLERFAKHGLKPVMI
- a CDS encoding ErpA-related iron-sulfur cluster insertion protein (Members of this family, many of which are selenoproteins, show homology to the iron-sulfur cluster insertion ErpA that was described in Escherichia coli.); the protein is MFELTVPEEMLDKLRNMLEDEDEESCVRLREYQVGGGUHAKIVLGLGIDEADEDEDLRIDVNDVPFIAEKDFVSKYGKKYSLTYSESKEVVLTPLEAEPLQL
- a CDS encoding right-handed parallel beta-helix repeat-containing protein, with the translated sequence MKIVRCMLVFLLVLSLSGSCFAKEYFVAPDGDDGNDGSITSPLRDIEKAFSKLSAGDTLTLLPGTHTVARTIRLNFQGTQEAPVVLQGRPGAKIQGVFDKRTNKKQFEPDVYCTVNMKGKWGIVRDIEFEKMGGSGISGQVINFVFENLYIHDYSNYGMLFGDGAGNVRIVNCAITGSAIEHGVYLTKNCKNFVFSGCSFSDTAINGIHMNGKYVRDVVIEKCFFYGNSRDWGACVTMINGATNVVVRNNVFYNNLGHHFTFGAGRAVVEHNTLYNDGDRKGQMFVVVGSMQDWVVRNNVVALNTYPVDLKNKGFVARKPVFDYNAYSRAASDVAFFSGNGLEQHGVFKAGFDFADVGLLPRSPQGLQLESGSDGASGAPLLPSVVHDFAGNRRVEGGSYGAFASAVE